DNA sequence from the Streptomyces sp. CA-210063 genome:
AGGCACATGGGGAAGCCGCCCCTCCGGCGGCGCACTCCGTCACCCCCCGCCCATGTGCCTCCCTTGAAGGGCAAACGTGTCCATTTCCCCTCGTATAGCGCGAGCAGTGCGTTGTCTCGGTGTTGCCTCCGCGTCCGCCGCACTCGTGCTCGGTGTCGCAGGCAACGCCCTGGCCTGCAGCATCAAGGACTTCTCCGCCGTCGCCGAGTGCGACGGCGACAAGGGCGTCATCCGCGTGACCGACGTCGACCCGCTGGGTGTCAAGGCCGAAGTCACCGTCTATCTGGAGAACAACGGGGCCGACCTGCGGAAGGTCGGCACCCAGGTCATCGAGAACTCCACCGCCGAAGGTGTCACCGTCACCTTCGAGGAGGACTGGAAGGCGAACGCCGAGTACCGCATCCACGTCACGGCGGAACAGTACGTCGACGAGGACCTGCCGATCCTGGTCGCGCCCGCTGAGACCTGCAAGAAGGCGGACGCCCCGCCGGCCGCTTCCAAGAGCCCCAAGGAGCCTGCCGAGGACGAGCCCTCCGAGGCCGCCAAGACCCCGAGCACCTCGGAGTCGAAGAACTCCGCTCCCGTGACCACCGGGGACGAGGACAACAACATCCCGTCACCCGAAGGCGACTCCAACCTCGCCGAGACCGGTGGCGACTCCAACACCGGCACCGTAGCCGGCATCGCGGCGGCCCTGGTCGCCCTCGGCGCCGGTGCCGTCTACTACAGCATGCGGCGGCGTGGGGCCTCCACACGCTGATCGCTGTCGCTCAGGGCTGTGGCCCGTACCTTTCGCGGAGGGGTGCGGGCCACAGGCGTGTCCTACGGGGCTACAGGCCTCGCTCGGCGTACGGAGGCCCCGCGTCGTCCGAACGTCGCCCGCTCCAGCCAGAAGTCAGCAGCTCCGGTCCGCCAGCACCTCCAACTGCCCGCCGTCCGGCGGGAATCGACGATAGAACGCGAGCAGCACCTCGGTGAGCGGCCCACGCAGCGCGACCGTCGCGTCGTGCGGCATGGTCCGCTGCAGCCCCACGACCACACCGGCGCCTCGGCCCCGCCTCGCGCAGCGTGGCGACGATCATCTCGCCGGTCTCCGCGAGCCACGCGTCCAGCGCGGCCGGGTCCCCCTGCTTCTCGTGGCCCTCGTACAGCGGCACGTCCGGCTCGGGCACCTCTTTCTTCGACCGGGTTCCGTACGTTCACTTCGACCCGGCGCAGGGCGCCGCCGGTGTGCCGCGGAAGCTGTTCCAGCGACCAGTCGGGGCGGGTCGGCACGGTCGCCGACAGATCGGCGCCGGAGGTCACGATGTCCCTCAACCGCCGTATCCGAAAGTTCGATCTCGGCGCGGTAGCGTTCGATCTCGGCGCGGTAGCGGTCGTGCCGGGCCTGGAGTTCTTGCGTACCCATCGCCATGGTGCCGCACCTCATGCGGCCGGACCGGCCCCCAGCACGACGATTTCGGCCGCGTCGAAGCTCACACCGACCTCGTCCCCGGGCTCCGGCGCGTCCCGCAGCGCGCACGCCGCCTCCAGGCGCGGTGCGCCCTCCGGCTGGAGGTGCACGGCGACATGGGTGCCCCGGAAGGTGCGCGCGGCCACGGTGCAGCGCAGCCCGTCGGCGACATCGATCAGGCGCACTCCGGCGGGCCGTACAAGCAGCGCGCACGCCCCCTGCGATGAGCCCTCCGGCACCGGCACCTTGCCCCACGCCGTGTCCGCGACGGCCCCGGTCACCGTCGCGTCGACCACGTTGTCGAAGCCGAGGAAGCGGGCCACGAACTCGTCCACCGGCCGCTGCCACACCTCAAGAGGCGTGCCGGACTGGGCGATCCGCCCGTCCCGCATCACCACGACCCGGTCGGCCAGCGCGAACGCCTCGCCCTGGTCGTGCGTGACCGCCAGCACGGTCGTCCCCAACTCCCCGAACAGCTCCCGGAGTTCGACGACAAGCCGCTCCCGCAGCGAACGGTCCAGCTGACCGAGAGGCTCGTCGAGCATGAGCAGCCGGGGACGCGGGGCGAGGGCCCGGGCCAGCGCGACCCGCTGCTGCTCACCGCCGGACAGCTCGCCGACCCGGCGGCGCCCGGCCCCGGGCAGCCCGACCAGCTCCAGCAACTGCCTTACCCGTACGGCCCGTTCGTCCTTCGCCGCACCGTGCATACGCGGCCCGAAGGCGACGTTGCCGGCCACGTCCCGCTGTGGGAAGAGCTGGTGGTCCTGGAACATCAGGCCGACACCGCGCTTGTGCGCGGGCACACCTCGCTGGTCCTGCCCGTCGAGCAACACCCGCCCGCCATCGAGGGGTTGCAGCCCGGCGACCACGCGCAGCAGCGTCGACTTGCCGCTGCCGCTGGGCCCCAGCACGCATACGATCTCGCGCTCGGCGACCTCCAGCCCGACCGCGTCCAGCACCGTCCGCCCGTCGAACCGTACGGTCGCGTCCTCAAGCCCGAGCAACATCAGAACTCCCCCGTGCGATCGGTACGGAGGCGCTCCAGCACCAGCAGGGCCACCGCGCACACCACCATCAGAATCGTCGAAAGGGCCATGGCCTGGCCGTAGTTGAGGTCTCCGGGCCGCCCGAGCAGCCGTGCCACGGCGACCGGCAGTGTCGGGTTGTCGGCGCGCGCGATGAACACGGTCGCCCCGAACTCCCCGAGCGACACGGCGAAGGCGAACCCGGCCGCGACCAGCAGCGCCCGCCGCACCATCGGCAGATCGACCTCGCGCCACACCCGCCACGGCGACGCCCCGAGCACGGTCGCCGCCTCCCGCAGCCGCTCGTCCACCGCGCGCAGCACGGGCAGCATGATCCGTACGACGAAGGGGACGCCGACCAGGGCCTGGGCGAGCGGCACCAGGATCCAGGACGACCGCAGGTTCAGCGGCGGC
Encoded proteins:
- a CDS encoding LAETG motif-containing sortase-dependent surface protein; amino-acid sequence: MSISPRIARAVRCLGVASASAALVLGVAGNALACSIKDFSAVAECDGDKGVIRVTDVDPLGVKAEVTVYLENNGADLRKVGTQVIENSTAEGVTVTFEEDWKANAEYRIHVTAEQYVDEDLPILVAPAETCKKADAPPAASKSPKEPAEDEPSEAAKTPSTSESKNSAPVTTGDEDNNIPSPEGDSNLAETGGDSNTGTVAGIAAALVALGAGAVYYSMRRRGASTR
- a CDS encoding ABC transporter ATP-binding protein, translating into MLLGLEDATVRFDGRTVLDAVGLEVAEREIVCVLGPSGSGKSTLLRVVAGLQPLDGGRVLLDGQDQRGVPAHKRGVGLMFQDHQLFPQRDVAGNVAFGPRMHGAAKDERAVRVRQLLELVGLPGAGRRRVGELSGGEQQRVALARALAPRPRLLMLDEPLGQLDRSLRERLVVELRELFGELGTTVLAVTHDQGEAFALADRVVVMRDGRIAQSGTPLEVWQRPVDEFVARFLGFDNVVDATVTGAVADTAWGKVPVPEGSSQGACALLVRPAGVRLIDVADGLRCTVAARTFRGTHVAVHLQPEGAPRLEAACALRDAPEPGDEVGVSFDAAEIVVLGAGPAA